One part of the Prunus persica cultivar Lovell chromosome G5, Prunus_persica_NCBIv2, whole genome shotgun sequence genome encodes these proteins:
- the LOC18776195 gene encoding membrane-anchored ubiquitin-fold protein 3 isoform X2 yields the protein MPEEDLVDIKFRLYDGSDIGPFSYSSASTVDMLKQRVVSDWPKGKTMTPKTANEVKLMSFGKILENNKTVGQCKLPFGDVGGGVIIMHVVVQPAIEKAKTGDISSMVFTPAIHCY from the exons ATGCCGGAGGAGGATTTGGTGGACATAAAGTTCAGGTTGTATGATGGTTCCGATATTGGGCCGTTCAGCTACTCATCGGCCTCCACCGTTGATATGCTTAAGCAGAGGGTCGTCTCCGATTGGCCCAAAG GCAAAACTATGACACCCAAGACAGCTAATGAAGTGAAACTGATGAGTTTTGgcaaaattttggaaaacaaCAAGACAGTGGGTCAATGCAAATTACCTTTTGGTGATGTTGGTGGGGGAGTTATCATAATGCATGTTGTTGTACAGCCAGCTATAGAAAAGGCTAAAACAG GAGATATATCTTCTATGGTGTTTACTCCAGCAATTCATTGTTATTAA
- the LOC18776195 gene encoding membrane-anchored ubiquitin-fold protein 3 isoform X1, with protein sequence MPEEDLVDIKFRLYDGSDIGPFSYSSASTVDMLKQRVVSDWPKGKTMTPKTANEVKLMSFGKILENNKTVGQCKLPFGDVGGGVIIMHVVVQPAIEKAKTEKKVDDLPRKVVCSCSIL encoded by the exons ATGCCGGAGGAGGATTTGGTGGACATAAAGTTCAGGTTGTATGATGGTTCCGATATTGGGCCGTTCAGCTACTCATCGGCCTCCACCGTTGATATGCTTAAGCAGAGGGTCGTCTCCGATTGGCCCAAAG GCAAAACTATGACACCCAAGACAGCTAATGAAGTGAAACTGATGAGTTTTGgcaaaattttggaaaacaaCAAGACAGTGGGTCAATGCAAATTACCTTTTGGTGATGTTGGTGGGGGAGTTATCATAATGCATGTTGTTGTACAGCCAGCTATAGAAAAGGCTAAAACAG AAAAGAAGGTTGATGATTTGCCCCGGAAAGTTGTCTGCTCCTGTTCCATATTGTGA